A window of Castanea sativa cultivar Marrone di Chiusa Pesio chromosome 1, ASM4071231v1 contains these coding sequences:
- the LOC142627948 gene encoding uncharacterized protein LOC142627948, with product MKAYLARPPILCRPEEEEVLYAYVAVARHAVSLALVRMDRGIQKPVYYVSKSLQEADVRYLYLEKAILAIIHATKKLPSLLSAVKGQVLANLVAEFAEELGSLEVGERLERPVHVETVVAQCSWKLLVGGAVNKKGSGIGIRMVLPDGITLEKSLRLRFLATNNEVECEALLVDLNVVQTLGGKAIRAYCDSRLVVGQVLGEYEAKDPRMLWYLGRVKRLSRDFHSFTLEQVPRGKNSHADSLTTLATVSREDLPRIVLVESYMTPAYNKLPPVEVNSMRVGLSWQDPLVAFLKEGIVPKDWVEVEKSHRKVPRFWLSKDQKLYKCSYSRPYLLCVHPKAVEMLLEELHEGICSSHTGGWSLAHRALTQGYWWPSMQKCS from the exons ATGAAGGCGTATCTGGCCCGTCCACCAATCTTGTGCAGACCAGAAGAGGAGGAAGTTTTATATGCCTATGTGGCTGTAGCTCGGCATGCCGTAAGCTTGGCCTTGGTACGTATGGACAGAGGAATTCAGAAACCAGTgtattatgtcagcaaatccCTGCAAGAGGCCGATGTCAGGTATCTATACTTGGAGAAAGCAATTCTTGCTATCATTCATGCCACCAAGAAATTGCCCTCATTACTTTCAG CTGTGAAGGGTCAAGTTCTAGCAAATTTAGTAGCAGAATTTGCTGAGGAATTGGGAAGCTTGGAGGTAGGGGAAAGACTTGAAAGGCCTGTGCATGTGGAAACGGTGGTAGCTCAATGTTCCTGGAAATTATTAGTGGGTGGTGCAGTAAACAAAAAGGGATCAGGAATAGGGATTAGGATGGTTTTACCAGACGGTATTACTTTGGAGAAGTCACTCAGGCTCAGGTTTTTAGCAACAAACAATGAAGTAGAGTGTGAAGCCTTGCTGGTAGATCTGAATGTAGTGCAAACGCTTGGAGGCAAGGCTATAAGAGCATATTGTGATTCAAGACTCGTAGTTGGACAAGTCTTGGGAGAGTATGAAGCGAAGGATCCAAGGATGCTTTGGTATTTAGGCCGAGTAAAGCGACTGTCAAGGGACTTTCATTCTTTTACGCTTGAGCAAGTTCCTCGGGGTAAGAACTCCCATGCTGATTCACTCACAACTTTGGCCACAGTTAGTAGGGAGGATCTTCCTCGGATCGTACTTGTTGAAAGTTATATGACGCCTGCTTATAATAAGTTGCCTCCAGTAGAAGTTAATTCAATGAGGGTAGGCCTTAGCTGGCAAGATCCATTGGTCGCATTTTTGAAGGAGGGAATTGTACCTAAGGATTGGGTTGAGGTGGAGAAGTCTCATAGGAAGGTGCCAAGGTTTTGGCTTTCTAAAGACCAAAAACTGTACAAATGCTCATACTCAAGACCATACTTGTTGTGTGTTCATCCCAAGGCCGTTGAAATGTTGTtagaagaattacatgaagggatttgcaGTAGCCATACAGGGGGCTGGTCACTTGCTCATAGAGCTTTGACAcaggggtattggtggccgaGCATGCAGAAATGCTCGTAG